A region of Bacillota bacterium DNA encodes the following proteins:
- a CDS encoding 2-oxoacid:ferredoxin oxidoreductase subunit gamma, which yields MRNEVRLSGSGGQGLILAGIILAEAAIRDGHEVVQTQSYGPEARGGASRAEVIIADEPIDYPRVGVPDVVLVMSQEACNKYAESVKPGGIVIVDETSVKTVPTVEGARVVLLPITDIARHEVGRQVTANMVALGALVGTAGLVSLEAAERALGDRVPRGTEDVNLKAFRLGIERAREAAGRT from the coding sequence ATGCGTAACGAGGTGCGGCTGTCCGGGAGCGGTGGACAGGGGCTCATCCTCGCGGGCATCATCCTCGCCGAGGCGGCCATCCGCGACGGTCACGAGGTGGTCCAGACCCAGTCATACGGGCCGGAGGCGCGCGGGGGAGCGAGCCGCGCCGAGGTCATAATCGCGGACGAACCCATCGACTACCCAAGGGTCGGCGTCCCCGACGTCGTCCTGGTGATGTCGCAGGAAGCATGCAACAAGTACGCAGAGAGCGTCAAGCCCGGTGGCATTGTCATCGTGGACGAAACGAGCGTCAAGACAGTGCCGACCGTGGAAGGCGCGCGCGTGGTGCTCCTCCCGATCACTGATATCGCCAGGCACGAGGTCGGTCGGCAGGTGACCGCCAACATGGTGGCCCTGGGCGCGCTTGTTGGGACCGCAGGGCTCGTAAGCCTGGAGGCCGCGGAGCGTGCGCTCGGCGATCGCGTCCCGAGAGGAACCGAGGATGTCAACCTTAAGGCGTTCAGGCTGGGGATTGAGCGCGCGAGGGAGGCAGCGGGTCGAACATGA
- a CDS encoding 2-oxoacid:ferredoxin oxidoreductase subunit beta, protein MAMPVTHYLRTSKMPHIWCAGCGHGIVLGAVLRAIDANGLDKDQVCVVSGIGCASRAPGYLDFNTLHTTHGRAIAFATGIKMVKPELKVIVLTGDGDAAAIGGNHLIHAARRNIGITTICFNNSIYGMTNGQYSPMTPTGSLASTAPYGNIEEPFDLCELVYAAGASYVARGTAYHALLLSKLIAKAIATDGFSFVEAITQCPTYYGRRNNMKSAVEMLKWQKEHAVPVAAAAKLSPDELACKFKIGELGARARPEYTQRYAALIRAAQDEGVEKDA, encoded by the coding sequence ATGGCAATGCCTGTAACCCATTACCTGCGGACGAGCAAGATGCCTCATATCTGGTGCGCAGGCTGTGGCCATGGGATAGTGCTCGGAGCCGTGTTGCGGGCCATAGACGCGAATGGCCTCGATAAGGACCAGGTGTGTGTCGTCTCGGGCATCGGGTGTGCCTCTCGCGCGCCCGGGTATCTCGATTTCAATACCCTCCACACGACCCACGGCCGTGCCATCGCCTTTGCCACGGGGATCAAGATGGTGAAGCCGGAGCTGAAGGTGATCGTGCTCACCGGGGATGGCGACGCCGCTGCGATTGGTGGAAACCACCTCATACACGCCGCCCGCCGGAACATCGGGATCACCACCATATGCTTCAACAACAGCATCTACGGGATGACGAACGGTCAGTACTCGCCGATGACTCCGACAGGAAGCCTGGCGAGCACAGCGCCGTATGGGAACATCGAGGAGCCCTTCGACCTCTGCGAGCTGGTCTACGCGGCGGGGGCAAGCTATGTGGCTCGCGGCACCGCCTATCACGCTCTGCTCTTATCGAAGCTCATTGCGAAGGCCATAGCGACTGACGGGTTCTCGTTCGTCGAGGCCATCACGCAGTGCCCCACCTACTATGGGAGACGCAACAACATGAAGTCCGCTGTGGAGATGTTGAAATGGCAGAAAGAGCACGCTGTGCCGGTGGCCGCAGCGGCGAAGCTGTCTCCGGATGAGCTTGCGTGCAAGTTCAAGATAGGCGAGCTCGGTGCGAGAGCCAGGCCCGAATATACGCAGCGATACGCTGCCTTGATCAGGGCGGCCCAGGACGAGGGGGTTGAAAAGGATGCGTAA
- a CDS encoding 2-oxoacid:acceptor oxidoreductase subunit alpha — translation MLSKVGTRLMQGDEACAEGAIAAGLRFFAGYPITPSTEIAEELALVLPKVGGKFMQMEDEIASISAIIGASLAGAKSMTATSGPGFSLKQEGIGFAAYTEVPCVIVNVQRVGPSTGVPTAPAQGDVMQARWGTHGDHPIVVLCPSSVAETFTLIVEAFNISERWRMPVIFLMDEIIAHMREKVVVPDASEIKLVERPRPKVPPDAYLPYAAGEDLVPPMADFGSGYRYHVTGLTHDETGFPTTKASEVDALTRRLDAKMRKAAPHVTFVDEFMVDDADVAVFAYGVTARAAMRAVRDARAQGLKAGLIKAKTLWPFPEGHVRRVAERARAIVVPEMNMGQLVLEVERASAGRARVLGLSRVDSEPITPDEILATLQEV, via the coding sequence ATGCTTAGCAAGGTCGGCACGAGGCTGATGCAGGGAGACGAGGCGTGCGCGGAGGGAGCGATCGCCGCTGGGCTGCGGTTCTTTGCGGGCTATCCCATAACGCCGTCCACCGAGATCGCGGAGGAGCTCGCCCTCGTCTTGCCTAAGGTTGGCGGGAAGTTCATGCAGATGGAGGACGAGATCGCGAGCATCTCCGCGATCATCGGGGCTTCGCTCGCTGGAGCGAAGTCCATGACCGCCACCAGCGGGCCGGGGTTCTCTCTGAAGCAGGAGGGCATAGGTTTCGCCGCGTATACCGAGGTCCCGTGCGTCATCGTGAACGTGCAGCGGGTGGGGCCGAGCACAGGCGTGCCCACGGCCCCGGCACAGGGCGATGTAATGCAGGCGCGCTGGGGAACTCATGGGGATCACCCGATCGTGGTCCTGTGCCCGTCATCGGTCGCTGAGACCTTCACGCTCATAGTCGAGGCATTCAACATCTCGGAGCGCTGGCGAATGCCCGTGATATTCCTCATGGACGAGATCATCGCCCATATGCGGGAGAAGGTCGTGGTTCCGGATGCGAGCGAGATCAAGCTCGTGGAGCGGCCACGACCGAAGGTGCCGCCGGACGCGTACCTTCCCTACGCCGCGGGCGAGGACCTCGTCCCTCCGATGGCCGATTTCGGGTCCGGATACCGCTATCACGTGACGGGGCTCACGCATGACGAGACCGGATTCCCCACTACAAAGGCTTCTGAAGTGGACGCCCTCACGCGACGCCTTGACGCGAAGATGAGAAAGGCGGCGCCCCACGTTACGTTCGTGGACGAGTTCATGGTGGACGATGCCGACGTTGCCGTCTTCGCCTACGGCGTGACCGCTAGGGCGGCTATGAGAGCGGTCCGGGACGCACGGGCCCAAGGCCTTAAGGCCGGTCTTATAAAGGCGAAGACGCTCTGGCCGTTTCCCGAGGGACACGTGCGAAGGGTGGCCGAGCGGGCGAGGGCCATAGTTGTTCCGGAGATGAATATGGGCCAGCTCGTCTTGGAGGTTGAGAGGGCTTCCGCGGGCCGCGCCCGAGTACTGGGCCTCTCCCGCGTGGATTCTGAGCCCATCACGCCAGACGAGATCCTGGCGACACTGCAGGAGGTGTGA
- a CDS encoding 4Fe-4S binding protein encodes MGPPVEARLAEAPVEINQKWCKGCDICVAFCPKGVLARPEGGKAQVAHPEKCTRCRLCEIMCPDLAIVVVPASRSGISSCERGGDADA; translated from the coding sequence ATGGGGCCACCCGTCGAGGCGCGGCTGGCCGAAGCTCCGGTGGAGATCAACCAGAAGTGGTGCAAGGGGTGCGATATCTGCGTTGCCTTCTGTCCGAAGGGGGTTCTCGCGAGACCAGAAGGGGGGAAGGCGCAGGTTGCGCACCCCGAAAAGTGTACACGCTGCCGGCTCTGCGAGATCATGTGCCCTGACCTCGCGATCGTGGTGGTGCCGGCCTCACGCAGCGGCATCTCGTCTTGTGAGCGGGGAGGTGACGCGGATGCTTAG
- a CDS encoding FAD-binding protein, translating into MIESIRLVEASRERRYTEKHPRLSAAEKQDLLRRFHPDFRPDTMRPVKVGPSRGSMMPHELVDVLEARSRLDPDTFPLDKIDYDVDVLVVGGGGAGSSAALMAQAAGANVLQVTKLRLGDANTMMAQGGIQAADKPNDSPMIHYLDVIGGGGFVNKPDLVRALVHDAPLVIRWLEDLGCMFDKDPDGTMVTQHGGGTSRKRMHAARDYSGAEIMRTLRDEVRNREIPVIEFSPAVELLSDGEGRCTGAVLMNLETREFFVVRAKTVILATGGFGRLHVAGFPTTNHYGATADGLVMAYRMGANLIFLDATQFHPTGAAYPEQILGLLITEKVRGLGAQLVNVRGEQFVYPLETRDAVSSAILRECHERGTGVITETGQHGVWLDSPMIEHIHGDGTIQRALPAMFRQYKRFGIDMRKEPVLVYPTLHYQNGGVEISDDTSTCVENLFVAGETSGGVHGRNRLMGNSLLDVVVFGRRAGMAAAERARSVKPGRLTLEHVRRYHEELDEAGIGRERVSPMILPPYARRETKPGANPVVP; encoded by the coding sequence ATGATTGAGTCGATCCGCCTCGTCGAGGCGTCGCGCGAGAGACGGTACACGGAGAAGCATCCCAGGCTGAGCGCCGCGGAGAAACAGGATCTTCTCCGCCGGTTTCACCCTGACTTCCGTCCCGATACCATGCGCCCGGTGAAAGTAGGACCGTCACGAGGCTCGATGATGCCCCATGAGCTCGTGGACGTCCTAGAGGCGAGGAGCAGGCTTGACCCGGACACTTTCCCCCTCGACAAGATCGACTACGATGTGGACGTGCTGGTGGTCGGGGGCGGCGGAGCGGGGTCTTCGGCAGCGTTGATGGCCCAGGCTGCAGGGGCGAACGTGCTTCAGGTCACCAAGCTCAGGTTGGGCGACGCCAATACGATGATGGCCCAGGGCGGCATACAGGCCGCCGATAAACCCAACGACTCTCCTATGATTCATTATCTCGATGTCATCGGCGGCGGTGGATTCGTCAACAAGCCCGACTTGGTGAGGGCGCTCGTCCACGATGCGCCCCTCGTGATAAGGTGGCTCGAAGACCTAGGGTGCATGTTCGATAAGGACCCCGACGGGACCATGGTCACTCAGCACGGTGGCGGCACGTCGCGCAAACGGATGCATGCGGCCCGGGACTACTCCGGAGCGGAGATCATGCGAACTCTCCGCGACGAGGTGCGCAATAGAGAGATACCGGTCATCGAGTTCTCGCCCGCCGTGGAACTTCTTTCGGACGGCGAGGGGCGGTGCACGGGCGCCGTTCTCATGAACCTCGAGACCAGGGAATTCTTCGTGGTACGGGCGAAGACCGTCATCTTGGCCACGGGAGGGTTCGGGAGGCTTCACGTGGCCGGGTTCCCCACGACGAACCACTACGGGGCCACCGCGGACGGGCTGGTCATGGCCTACCGGATGGGCGCGAACCTCATCTTTCTCGATGCGACCCAGTTCCATCCCACTGGGGCGGCGTACCCCGAGCAGATCCTAGGCCTTCTCATCACCGAAAAGGTGCGCGGTCTAGGAGCGCAGCTCGTGAACGTCCGGGGCGAGCAGTTCGTGTATCCGCTCGAAACGAGGGACGCTGTGTCCAGCGCCATCCTGCGGGAGTGCCATGAGCGGGGCACGGGCGTCATCACCGAGACGGGCCAGCATGGGGTGTGGCTTGACTCGCCAATGATAGAACACATCCACGGTGATGGCACGATCCAAAGGGCGCTTCCGGCAATGTTCCGCCAGTACAAGCGCTTTGGGATCGACATGAGGAAGGAACCGGTCCTCGTGTATCCCACCCTTCACTACCAGAACGGCGGCGTGGAGATATCCGACGACACAAGCACCTGCGTGGAGAATCTTTTCGTGGCAGGCGAGACCTCCGGGGGCGTTCACGGCAGAAACCGGCTCATGGGAAACTCCCTCCTCGACGTGGTGGTCTTTGGCAGGCGTGCGGGGATGGCTGCTGCCGAGAGAGCCCGGAGCGTGAAGCCGGGGAGGCTCACACTCGAACACGTCAGGCGCTATCATGAGGAGCTTGACGAGGCGGGGATCGGGAGGGAGAGGGTGTCCCCGATGATTTTGCCGCCGTACGCTCGTCGCGAAACCAAGCCGGGTGCCAACCCGGTGGTGCCGTGA
- a CDS encoding 4Fe-4S dicluster domain-containing protein, with protein sequence MAQEMVRVFIMGKAYEVPKGLTIMKAMEYAGYQFVRGCGCRGGFCGACGTVYRMPGDYRIKVGLACQTIVEDGMYLAQIPVFPAHKATYDIEEMRPTLADLLKAYPELSRCLGCNTCTKVCPQELDVMNYMAAAMRGDIARTADMSFDCLMCGLCAVRCPAETVQYNIAILARRLYARHIAPRAQHLATRVQEILDGKFDQALDEMTRLERAELERLYNERDIEPE encoded by the coding sequence ATGGCACAGGAGATGGTCAGGGTTTTCATCATGGGAAAGGCGTACGAGGTGCCGAAGGGCCTCACTATCATGAAAGCCATGGAGTACGCCGGCTACCAGTTCGTCCGCGGCTGCGGGTGCCGCGGGGGATTCTGCGGCGCGTGCGGCACTGTGTACCGCATGCCCGGCGACTACAGGATCAAAGTGGGCCTCGCCTGCCAGACCATAGTTGAAGACGGGATGTATCTCGCCCAGATACCCGTTTTCCCCGCCCACAAGGCGACCTACGACATTGAGGAGATGCGCCCGACCCTTGCTGACCTCTTGAAAGCGTACCCGGAACTCTCAAGATGTCTCGGCTGCAACACCTGCACGAAAGTCTGTCCGCAGGAGCTCGACGTCATGAACTACATGGCGGCGGCCATGAGGGGCGACATAGCACGCACGGCTGATATGTCCTTCGACTGCCTCATGTGCGGCCTTTGTGCGGTTCGTTGCCCGGCCGAGACCGTGCAGTACAACATAGCGATCCTCGCCCGGAGACTGTACGCGAGGCACATTGCCCCGAGGGCGCAGCACCTTGCCACGAGAGTCCAAGAGATACTGGACGGCAAGTTCGACCAGGCCCTCGATGAAATGACCAGGCTGGAGCGGGCCGAGCTCGAAAGGCTTTACAATGAGCGGGACATAGAGCCGGAGTAG
- a CDS encoding hydrogenase iron-sulfur subunit, producing MVSSLDFEPRIVAFLCNWCTYTGADLAGVSRMQYPPNVRPIRVMCSGSVDPMYVLKALLDGADGVLIGGCHPGDCHYVNGNYKARRRMAVLSAILDEFGIDSRRVWFRFISASEGALFAKTVRDMTDALRALGPNPARALWIA from the coding sequence ATGGTGTCCAGCCTGGACTTCGAACCCAGGATCGTCGCGTTCCTGTGCAACTGGTGCACGTACACGGGTGCTGACCTCGCGGGCGTGTCGAGGATGCAGTACCCTCCGAACGTGAGGCCCATCCGTGTCATGTGCTCGGGCTCGGTGGATCCGATGTATGTCTTGAAGGCTCTTCTGGATGGCGCCGACGGGGTCCTCATCGGCGGGTGTCACCCGGGAGACTGTCACTACGTGAACGGCAACTACAAAGCAAGGCGTCGGATGGCGGTGCTCTCGGCGATCCTGGACGAGTTCGGCATAGACAGCCGCCGCGTGTGGTTCAGGTTCATCAGCGCAAGCGAGGGCGCGCTCTTTGCGAAGACCGTGCGCGACATGACCGACGCCCTGAGGGCTTTGGGGCCCAATCCTGCACGGGCGCTGTGGATCGCGTGA
- a CDS encoding CoB--CoM heterodisulfide reductase iron-sulfur subunit A family protein encodes MSMSATMTPGAGSPGVGSKGSVLVIGAGVAGMHASLILADAGAHVYLVDSSPAVGGLWGFLDKTFPTDSCGVCHMSPRNPAYCPVIEVERHPRITLMARSRVTHVSGDVGDYRATVITSPEYVRRDLCDGCGECERVCPVTTHEPSYLGMRDHKAIYAPSHRSVPAGFVVNETTCTRCGRCIEGCPRGAIDLSRKEARTELHVAAIIVCVGATLCDPRVRPEYSYDPSKNVITGLEFERMVSASGPTSGRLVRPGDGRKPTRVAFIQCVGSRDRSKASPYCFSVCCMYAVKEAIIAKTLAPEARVKVFYTDLRAIGKGYEEYYARARSLGVEFENCRVSGIEEREGALKVCSEVGGAVRRQSFDLVVLSNGLIPSRDLEALGAALEVERDEFGFISAFRGRLQGVETSRPGIFVCGGASGPQDIPSAVARSGACALRALQVLGRNTGPVAVPARRVATATPGTSPLQVQAGRSAEDEPRIGVFLCRCPSSMGSLDPAGLAAALAEAIAAKDVDDVVIVKEIASICTPEGIADLVREVAANAANRVVVAACSPRNVLGSIEAELSMAGIPCGMIEVANVREQCGWVHADPLEATTKARDLVAMAVAAVRLARPLEQRSRAIPAGAVVIGGGPAGMEAAASLADLGHEVHLVEKQSTLGGRARLLARTLDGADVRDILANLEDRVRASGRITIHTLAHVASIRRNEGGFRLCIVRHHESAAGGASGIERDVSEGAKSPDGAAGALEIDCGVVILATGGVEAPVPARLGARDGVRVLTQQELEARLWPAVRVPGDVRSVVMIQCAGSRDEERPYCSQVCCAHAIKNAIRLKEERPGVEVYVLHHDIRVSGLFEAYYERARRMGVVFVRHPDGTWPKLALNGGGLQSSGGPGLAVEVFDEVLGEAMVLPADLVVFSTGVEGSADPKLAADLGVPVDRYGFLAEANPKVQPVDCLTPGVYVCGLARAPSLLADALVSAQAAAARAGLYLAAREARTVQNVSYVRARRCAACGVCVDVCAYGARSIDEEAGVAVVDEYLCRGCGACQAACPSGAASHAGFEAERIASALEASLG; translated from the coding sequence ATGAGCATGAGCGCGACGATGACGCCCGGGGCGGGTTCGCCCGGAGTGGGTTCGAAAGGATCCGTGCTGGTCATAGGGGCAGGCGTGGCCGGGATGCACGCCTCGCTCATCCTGGCGGATGCGGGCGCGCACGTGTACCTGGTGGATTCGTCCCCCGCGGTGGGCGGGCTGTGGGGCTTTCTCGACAAGACCTTCCCGACCGACAGCTGCGGGGTATGCCACATGTCCCCGAGGAATCCGGCCTACTGCCCGGTCATAGAGGTGGAGCGGCATCCTCGCATCACACTCATGGCGAGGAGCAGGGTGACCCACGTGTCCGGGGATGTCGGGGACTATCGGGCGACCGTGATAACCTCCCCGGAATACGTCAGGCGCGATCTCTGCGATGGATGCGGCGAGTGCGAGAGAGTGTGTCCCGTTACAACACATGAGCCCTCATACCTCGGGATGCGGGATCACAAGGCAATATACGCTCCGAGCCACCGCAGCGTGCCGGCGGGATTCGTCGTGAATGAAACGACATGCACGAGGTGCGGAAGGTGTATCGAAGGATGCCCGAGGGGTGCCATTGACCTGTCCCGTAAGGAAGCCCGGACCGAGCTCCATGTGGCGGCCATCATCGTATGCGTCGGGGCAACCCTTTGCGACCCTCGCGTGCGCCCAGAGTACTCGTACGATCCTTCGAAGAACGTCATCACGGGCCTGGAATTCGAAAGGATGGTGAGCGCCTCTGGCCCGACCTCGGGCCGACTCGTCCGGCCCGGGGACGGCAGAAAGCCGACCCGGGTTGCTTTCATCCAATGCGTTGGCTCTCGTGACAGGTCGAAGGCTAGCCCCTACTGCTTCTCAGTCTGCTGCATGTACGCTGTCAAGGAAGCCATCATCGCCAAGACCCTCGCGCCGGAGGCACGGGTGAAAGTCTTTTATACGGACCTGAGAGCCATCGGGAAAGGATACGAGGAGTATTATGCCCGCGCCAGGTCCCTCGGCGTGGAGTTCGAGAACTGCAGGGTCTCGGGGATCGAGGAGAGGGAGGGGGCGCTCAAGGTGTGCTCCGAGGTGGGCGGGGCGGTCAGGCGCCAGAGCTTCGACCTCGTGGTGCTCTCGAACGGCCTCATTCCCAGCCGGGACCTTGAGGCGCTCGGCGCCGCGCTCGAGGTGGAGCGGGACGAGTTCGGGTTCATAAGCGCCTTCCGGGGTCGGCTCCAGGGCGTTGAGACCTCTCGTCCGGGCATTTTCGTCTGTGGGGGAGCCTCGGGTCCGCAAGACATCCCGAGTGCAGTCGCAAGGTCGGGAGCGTGCGCCTTGCGTGCTCTCCAGGTGCTCGGTCGAAACACGGGCCCAGTTGCCGTGCCCGCAAGGCGCGTGGCCACGGCGACTCCCGGAACATCTCCTCTCCAGGTTCAGGCGGGCCGAAGCGCTGAGGACGAGCCGAGGATCGGCGTCTTCCTGTGCAGGTGCCCATCGTCCATGGGCAGCCTCGACCCCGCCGGGCTGGCCGCGGCGCTGGCCGAAGCGATCGCCGCCAAGGACGTAGACGACGTCGTGATTGTGAAGGAAATCGCATCCATATGCACGCCGGAAGGGATCGCGGACCTCGTCCGGGAGGTCGCGGCCAATGCCGCCAACCGGGTGGTGGTCGCCGCGTGCTCGCCAAGGAACGTGCTCGGCTCCATAGAGGCGGAGCTTTCAATGGCAGGCATCCCGTGCGGCATGATCGAGGTAGCAAACGTGCGAGAGCAGTGTGGCTGGGTTCACGCGGATCCCTTGGAGGCCACGACAAAGGCTCGCGATCTCGTGGCGATGGCTGTCGCGGCGGTGCGCCTTGCGAGGCCGCTCGAGCAGCGCTCCCGGGCGATCCCCGCAGGGGCGGTGGTTATCGGCGGCGGCCCCGCGGGAATGGAGGCCGCGGCCTCCCTTGCGGACCTCGGCCACGAAGTCCACCTTGTTGAGAAGCAGAGCACCCTCGGTGGCAGGGCGCGTCTCCTCGCTCGTACGCTCGACGGCGCCGATGTCAGGGATATCCTTGCGAACCTCGAGGATCGCGTGAGGGCAAGCGGTCGCATCACTATCCACACCCTGGCGCATGTCGCGTCGATAAGGAGAAATGAGGGTGGCTTTCGGCTCTGTATCGTCCGCCACCATGAGAGCGCGGCCGGCGGAGCGTCTGGCATCGAGCGGGATGTGTCCGAGGGCGCCAAAAGCCCCGACGGCGCCGCCGGTGCTCTGGAAATCGACTGCGGTGTCGTGATCCTAGCGACGGGAGGAGTCGAAGCGCCCGTTCCCGCGCGCCTGGGGGCCCGGGACGGAGTGCGCGTCTTGACCCAACAAGAGCTCGAGGCGCGCCTGTGGCCGGCGGTCCGTGTTCCGGGCGACGTCCGAAGCGTGGTCATGATACAGTGTGCCGGGTCCCGCGACGAGGAGAGGCCCTACTGCAGTCAGGTTTGCTGTGCTCACGCCATCAAAAACGCTATCCGGCTCAAGGAAGAGCGCCCGGGCGTGGAGGTGTACGTGCTTCACCATGACATTCGCGTGTCCGGGCTCTTCGAGGCGTACTACGAGCGGGCGCGGCGGATGGGGGTGGTGTTTGTAAGGCATCCCGACGGCACATGGCCCAAGCTCGCTCTGAACGGTGGGGGACTCCAATCAAGCGGCGGCCCTGGGCTCGCGGTGGAGGTCTTCGACGAGGTCCTCGGCGAGGCGATGGTCCTGCCCGCCGACCTTGTCGTATTCTCCACCGGGGTGGAAGGTTCGGCGGATCCTAAGCTTGCCGCGGACCTCGGGGTGCCCGTTGACCGTTACGGCTTTCTAGCCGAGGCTAACCCCAAGGTCCAGCCTGTGGACTGCCTCACGCCTGGCGTGTATGTGTGCGGCCTTGCGAGGGCGCCCAGCCTCTTGGCCGATGCGCTCGTCTCTGCCCAGGCCGCAGCGGCGCGAGCGGGGCTGTACCTTGCCGCCAGGGAGGCACGGACCGTTCAGAACGTCTCATACGTCCGGGCGAGGCGATGCGCTGCGTGCGGGGTATGCGTGGACGTTTGTGCTTACGGTGCCCGGTCTATTGACGAGGAGGCTGGGGTGGCGGTGGTGGACGAGTACCTTTGTCGGGGTTGCGGGGCGTGTCAGGCGGCGTGTCCATCCGGCGCCGCGTCGCATGCCGGGTTCGAGGCGGAGCGCATTGCGTCAGCGTTGGAAGCCTCTCTCGGGTAG
- a CDS encoding CoB--CoM heterodisulfide reductase iron-sulfur subunit A family protein produces the protein MRTGVFVCWCGLNIGGVVDVARVVREVSGWPGVAFAQDYRYMCSDPGQQLIRDAVKRERLDSVVVAACSPAMHEATFQAVAESAGLNPYRCEIANIREQCSWPHQDEPDRATDKAVELVRASFEKVRGDEPLVPLSVPVTRRALVVGAGIAGMQAALDIADAGHEVVLVERLPYIGGHMAQLSETFPTLDCSQCILTPKTSEVGRHPLIKLITNSEIESVSGYVGNFSVRIRRRATYVNWDVCTGCGVCSEKCPSRTLSSFERGHAEEPAIAIAFPQAVPHKPVIHAEACRHFTKGKCGICEKVCPVGAVDFGQCDVLLEEKVGAIVVATGYDLYPKAQVGEYGYGVYPDVIDGLEFERLNSASGPTQGEIRRPSDGKVPKEVVFIQCVGSRDQEKGYPYCSKICCMYTAKHARLYKHKVPDGQPYIFYMDIRAGGKGYEEFVLQATEEGVLYLRGRVARVFQDGDSLVVFGVDTLSGKKVEIRADMVVLATAIVPASGAKELARALKAATDQYGFFSEAHPKLRPVESLTRGVYIAGCAQAPKDIPDTVTQAGSAAAKVLALFSAERLAHAPTVAVVDEELCSGCGVCVDACPYDARTLDERRRVAAVNEVLCEGCGACVVACPGGATRQRNSARSQVLSMVDAVVG, from the coding sequence ATGAGAACAGGCGTGTTCGTGTGCTGGTGTGGCCTGAACATCGGAGGGGTCGTGGATGTGGCGAGGGTGGTTCGGGAGGTTTCTGGCTGGCCGGGAGTCGCCTTCGCCCAAGACTACCGGTACATGTGCTCTGACCCGGGGCAACAGCTCATCAGAGATGCTGTCAAGAGGGAGCGGCTCGACAGCGTGGTCGTGGCAGCGTGTTCGCCCGCCATGCATGAGGCCACGTTTCAGGCGGTGGCGGAGAGCGCCGGGCTGAACCCATACAGGTGCGAGATCGCAAACATCCGCGAGCAATGTAGCTGGCCTCACCAGGACGAACCGGACCGGGCGACGGACAAGGCTGTTGAGCTGGTTCGGGCATCATTCGAGAAAGTCCGAGGCGATGAGCCCCTGGTGCCGTTGTCTGTGCCCGTGACCAGGCGCGCGCTCGTCGTGGGCGCCGGCATCGCGGGCATGCAGGCCGCGCTGGACATCGCCGATGCCGGGCACGAGGTCGTGCTCGTAGAGCGTCTGCCGTATATCGGCGGTCACATGGCGCAGCTCTCGGAGACGTTCCCGACCCTCGATTGCTCGCAGTGCATCCTCACGCCGAAGACCTCGGAGGTGGGCAGACACCCCTTGATCAAGCTCATCACAAACAGCGAGATCGAGTCGGTGTCAGGGTATGTGGGGAATTTCTCCGTAAGGATCCGTAGGAGAGCGACCTACGTCAATTGGGACGTCTGCACCGGCTGCGGTGTGTGCAGTGAGAAATGCCCGTCGAGAACGTTGTCTTCGTTCGAGCGGGGTCACGCGGAGGAGCCGGCGATAGCTATCGCTTTCCCGCAGGCTGTTCCCCACAAACCCGTGATCCACGCCGAGGCCTGCAGGCATTTCACGAAAGGCAAGTGCGGGATTTGCGAGAAGGTGTGTCCGGTGGGAGCCGTCGACTTCGGGCAATGCGATGTGCTCCTCGAGGAGAAGGTGGGGGCCATCGTGGTTGCCACGGGCTACGACCTCTACCCCAAGGCGCAAGTGGGTGAATACGGGTACGGCGTCTATCCCGACGTCATAGACGGCCTCGAGTTCGAGCGCCTCAACTCCGCGTCCGGCCCGACCCAGGGGGAGATAAGGCGCCCGTCCGACGGCAAGGTGCCGAAAGAGGTCGTGTTCATCCAGTGTGTGGGGTCCCGTGACCAGGAGAAAGGGTATCCGTATTGCTCCAAGATCTGCTGCATGTACACGGCCAAACACGCCCGTCTATACAAGCACAAGGTGCCTGATGGTCAGCCGTACATCTTCTATATGGACATCCGCGCCGGGGGCAAGGGCTACGAGGAGTTCGTGCTGCAAGCCACCGAAGAAGGAGTGCTGTACCTGAGGGGCAGGGTCGCCCGGGTGTTCCAGGACGGTGACAGCCTCGTGGTGTTCGGCGTAGACACCCTCTCCGGCAAGAAAGTGGAGATCCGCGCGGACATGGTTGTGCTTGCCACGGCCATCGTGCCCGCAAGCGGCGCGAAAGAGCTTGCGAGGGCACTGAAGGCTGCTACGGACCAGTACGGGTTCTTCTCTGAAGCGCATCCCAAGCTTCGTCCGGTAGAAAGTCTCACGCGAGGCGTGTACATCGCCGGATGCGCCCAGGCCCCCAAGGACATTCCGGACACCGTGACCCAGGCTGGCTCAGCCGCTGCAAAGGTGCTTGCGCTCTTCTCCGCCGAACGGCTTGCGCACGCGCCGACCGTGGCCGTGGTGGACGAGGAGTTGTGCAGCGGGTGCGGCGTGTGCGTGGACGCGTGTCCGTACGACGCTCGCACGCTCGACGAGAGGCGGCGCGTGGCGGCCGTGAACGAGGTCCTCTGCGAGGGATGCGGCGCTTGCGTTGTGGCCTGCCCGGGCGGTGCGACTCGCCAGAGGAACTCGGCAAGGTCCCAGGTGCTGTCGATGGTTGACGCAGTGGTCGGATAG